The Deinococcus sp. KNUC1210 nucleotide sequence CACCACCGTGTCGGCCTGGACGCTGACGCGCTGCTCGACCACGATTTCGTGCGTATTGGTCACGCTGAGGCGCTGAAGCAGGACGTGCCCGTTCCCTGTCAGCTCGCAGCGAACGTTCAGCATCAGGTCGGCCCCGGCCTTCACTGCTGCCTGCGCGTTCTGGAGGGTGCTAGAGGCCACGCTGTACACTCCGCCGTGCTCGTCGAACCGGGCAACAGGCAGGGCCGCCGGATCGACCAGCGCTGCCAGTTCAGGTGTCCACACAGCGTCGGTAGGCACCTGTCCGCCCCCCTCGTCTGCGGACAGGTCGAGGACTCCGCAGACGGTCAGCGCCTCGGCCAGCAGGTCGCGTGTGTCGGCGGCCCGCTGCGCCTGCTCGGGCGGTACGAAGCTATGCCACACGCCGGGGGCCAGGATGGTCGCGCCCTCCTCGTTGGGCAGCCCGCCTTCCTCGGCCAGCAGCAGCCGCGTCTGGGGCTGCTGTTCCATGATGAAACGGGCGAGTGCGGCGCCCATTCGCCCCGCTCCGATGATCAGCAGATCGTAGTGAGCTTCCCTGAACGGCTGCCCGACATGGGCATAAACCTGCCCGCTCACAGCGTTTTGACCGGACGAGAGCGCGGATTCTCACGAGCGATCAGTAAAAGACCCCTTATACTTCCCCTCATGCGGGCACTGTCTGTTGTACGGGTGCAGGTGGCCCTTCTGGCCGGGCTTCTGGTAAGCCAGGCGGCGGCCACCAATATCCGGGTGCTGGTTGCCAGTGGCAGCGCGGTTTCGGTGCAGCTTCCCATCGCGGCCAGCCTACCGCAAACCTCACCCACTCCTGCGGCGACGCCAGCCGTGAGCGTGGGCAGCGTCGCCAACTGGAACGTTGGCCTACAGGGAACGCATCTGAGTCTGAACGGACAGGACGCCGGAAGCGATCTGCTGTATCTGCCCCGGTGCCGGGCAGTACGGTGAGCATCGCCGGGCAGACCTACCGGGGCGGGCTGCTGCTGAAGGCTGCCGGAGGCGTCGTGAAGGCGGTGAACGTGGTCGATCTGGAAGATTATCTGCGGGGCGTGGTGGCTGCCGAAATGCCGGCCAACTGGCCGCTGGAGGCGCTGAAATCTCAGGCGGTGATCGCCCGCACCTACGCGGCGGCGCGGATCAATCCGTCCAGCTATTACGATCTGTGTGCCGATGAGAGCTGTCAGGTGTACGGCGGCGTGACCCGCGAACTGCCCGCCTCGGACGAGGCCATTGCCGCCACCCGCAATCAGGTGGTGTCGTATGCCGGGGCCGCCGCCAAGACCTATTTTTCCAGCGATTCCGGCGGTTATACCGCGTCGAGTCTGGAAACCTGGGGACAGGACATTCCCTATCTGACGGCCCGCCCCGATCCGGCCTCGCTGGGTCCCAACAGCCGCTGGACGCTCTCGGTGCCGCTGAACAGGGTGGCTGACGTGGCAGCGCGGTACGGCGTGCAGGTGGGCAGACTCCGCAGCGTGAGCGTCACGTCGGTGAGCGCTTCGGGGCGGGTGCAGCGGGTCCAGCTGAACGGGGCAACCGGCAGCCGCACGCTGGACGGCGCGGAGGCGGGCGGATTTGTGCGCTCGCTGGGGGCCAAGTCGTCTCGGGTGAACTTCGGCGGCACCGATCCTCTGCTCATCAGCGGGGCGGGGGCCGGGCACGGCGTCGGGCTGTCGCAGTACGGCGCGTCCGGTCTGGCGCGGCAGGGCTGGAATTATCTTCAGATCATGGGCTTTTATTACAACGGGTGCAGCATCAGCAGCATCCTGAATGCGGGTGTGAGCGGAGCCACCCTGACGGCGGGTGTGCCGCTGAACCGCGCCGCGCCGCTGGCTGCCCCCGAACGCCGTCCGCTCGACCTGCCCCTGCTGGCCGGTATGCCCCTGCTGTCCGGTCTATGAGAGGCCCGAAGCTGGGCCGCTGGCTGCTGGGCCTGGGTCTGCTGGCGGCGGGTCTGCTGGGCACCGCTCAGGCCCGGACCGTCAAGATCATCAGCGCAGACCGACTGGAGCTCCGGAAGCTGACGGGCGACCTGCTGCCAGACGGCACCCACGCCCCGGATCAGGAAATCGTGGTCATCAGCGGAGAGAAAGTCGAACTGCACATCGACGATGACGTGATTCTGGCGACCCGCGTGGAGTACAACCGCACCCGCCGCACGCTCACCATCATCGGGGCGGGTGAATACGACACCGTGCAGAACGGCAGCAGCGAGGTTCTCAAGGGCTCGGGGCTGGTGGTCGATCTGGGCAGCGAAGCGCTGACCGGGGAAGACGTGCTGATCTCGGACAGTCAGCTCGAAATTCTGGGCGAGGCGGTGTCGCGGGTGCCGGGGCAACTGACCGCCACCAACAGCTATTTCACGGCCTGTGCCAAATGTGGCCGCACGCCCAACGACTACGCCTTCCGCGCCAAGAATGTGCGGCTGTACCCCGGTGACCGGCTGGTGGCCTACGACGCGACCCTGCTGCTGGCAGATGTGCCGGTGCTGTTTCTCCCGGTGGTGGTGCTGCCCCTTCAGGACCCGGACCGTCAGCCCAAATTCAATTTCGGGCAGAGCGCCGTGGACGGGTTTACCGTGCAGGCCGACCTCCCGTTCGTGATCGGCAGCAGCACACTCGGCACCACGCTGCTGCGCTTTTATCAGAACCGCTCGCCCTTCCTGGGCTTCGGCGTCGATCTGAAAAGCTATTCGCCGTGGCCCGGCGTGGATCGTCTGAACCTGTACGCGCTCGCCAGTCCTAAACCGCTCACCACCATTACCAACCCGGACGGCACGACCACCAGGGCTTCGGGCTACGAGATCAATCTGAATTTCGCGGTGCGCGGCAACCTCAACTATTCTCCCGCCCTGACGGGCATCGATTACAAATTCAGCGCTGTGCGTACCGATATCGGGCGGGCCGACAACGACCCGGCCAGAGGCGTGACCGATGTGAGCGGCACGGCCACTGCCGACTTTCCCGATTATTCGGTGGCGCTGAACTACACAGACCGCTACGGCCCCGCTCCCACCGTGGCGCTGCCCAACGTGCTGGCGCGGCCCGAGGTGGTGTTCGATCCGAAGCCCTACCGTCTGGGTAACTTCAGCGCCGATTTCAAGGTGACGGTGGGCAACTACACCGCCGCCAGCAACCCGCTGAGCCGCTCGGCGCAGGCGCAGGGGCCGAACTTCAGCACGCTGCGCCTGGAAGAAAACCACGTGCTGGGCTTCAGCGCCAAACCCTGGCAGGGGGCCACGTTCACGCTGTCCAACACCTTCACCGGGCGCTACTACCTGACCGGGGCACGGGTGGTGAATCTGAACGTGACGGCCAACCTGACCCAGATCTTCAGCACGGGTAACAGCGTGGCCCTGAACTATGTGTATACCCGGCAGGAAGGCACCAGCCCCTTCGCCTTCGACGCGGTGTATATCCGCCCGCCCAGCAGCACGCTCAGCGCCACCGTCAACGTCACGCCTACCCCTGGTTTCTCGCTGAGTGCGTCGCAGGGCTACGATTTCTTTCAGCCCAGTTCGGCCCAGCCCGCCGCCAATTTCGGGGTGCAGCTCCAGCGTGATCCGGTATCGGCCAGCATCAATCTCGCTCCGAATTTCTTCACCGGCAACCTGGAAACGGCCAACCTGAACGCGGTGGTGGGCCAGAACCGCAGCTTCGTGCTGGGGCTGACGGCGGGCTACACGCTGCTGAGCGGCCCCGGCATCGCCTCGCTCAGCGCCGACGCCATCGGTGGGCCGCGCACCAACACCTTCGGCGTCACGCTGAACTATGACCTGAAACAGCAGCTCCTGAGCAGCGTGAATCTGCGGGCGGCGGCAGTGGCGACCCGTGACACGGTACTGAACCCGGTCTCGCTGACAGCGAACGAGACGATTGTGCTTCAGACGCCCACCCAGACACCCACGCTCAGCGGGCAGGCCACCCTGACCACCGGGTCGTTTCAGGTGACGAGCGCCCACAATCTGACGCTCACGCCGGCAGGCAATCCGCTGTCCGACCGCATCACCTTCAGCGTGGGCAGCGTGGCGGGCGCGGCCCTGAACTGGAGCGTGGGCTACGGCGGGCTGTACGACATAGCCAGACTCGGCTGGACCAAACCCACCGTGACCGCCAACCTCACCGCCACCCGTCAGGGCCAGCAGCTCAGGGCACAGGCCAGCCTGAACGTGCCGGGCCTCGATCAGAGCATCACCGAACTGGGCAGCGCCAGCATCGCGGGTAATTACGACCTGGGGCGGGCGTTCGTGAGTGGCGGCGCGTACTACACCCGCATCCGCAGCGGCACCGGCACGGCCACCCAGAGCGTGACCGACACCCTGACCTTTCAGCCCCTGACCGTGACGGTGGCGCTGGGCAACGGCCCCAGACCCGGCGCGTACATCAGCGGCACGCTCCGCAGCGCTCTGACCTGGCAGGACGGCGTGCTTCAGGCTCCCGGACGCATCGAGCCGATTCTGCTGTTCACGGTCGACCGCTGCTGCTGGGCCTTTCAGGTCGAGATCAATCCGGTCGATCAGCGGTACCGCATCGGGCTGAGTCTGCCGGGCGGCGGCACCCAGCCCGCCTTCGACGTGACCAGCAGCGGCGTAAGCGTGCCGCTGCTGAATCCGGGCAGCGGCTACTGAGGACAGCAGGAAGGGGCGTTCCTGCGCTGTCCTGGCACACTGAGCGCTGACCGAAAAGCTGTCCGTTTCTTCGCCGTTCTGAGTTGTGCAAGGAGCCATCATGAACCTGCTGTCCCGCCCCCTCCAGACTGCCGCGCTGCTTTCGCTGGCGCTCCTGACCGCCTGCACCGGCACCAACGAACCTCAGGTCACGTCGAAGGTCGCGCTCATCAATGCGGGGGGCAGTGAACTGCGAACCCTGACGCCGCCTGATGTCGGCACCGGCACGCCGGCGGCCAACGGAGCGACCCAGGCAGTGACGGGCGCTGTCGATCTGGAGGTCCTGCCCGGCGGCTCCCGCATGATCGTGGCCTTTCCAGATCGTCTGGAGGTGCGTGACGCGGCGCTGAACGTCGTCTCGACGCTCGCTGCTCCCAGCGAGGTCACGAAGGCCTGTTATGTGCGCCTGGCAGCCAGCCCGGCCCGCGACCTTGTGGCAGCGCTCTCGGATTGTGGGAACGGGGCTGCCGAGCAACTGGTGGTCTACCGCTCCGACACCTCGCTGGCCTTCGTGGCGACGCTGCCGCCGCCCACGCCCACCAGCAGCGACCTCGCCCGCTTCACCGTGACCACCACCGGAGCCGTGTGGCTCGCCCGTCCCGCGACAGGGGGCGGCAGCGAACTGCTGCGGGCCGACAGCACCGGTATCAAGGTGGTGACCGTGCCGCCGATTGCCGCCACCGTGAACGACCTCGCCATGCGGGGGACGGCGCTGTATGCCGCCACCGACAGCGGTGTGAGGCTGGTCAATCAGACGGACGGCACCCTGACCCAGACCCCCGTGCTGAGCGGCGTGTATACCCGGCTGTACGGCAGTGACCGGCTGCTGGCAGCGTGGCTCGGCTCGGCGGGAAATCAGCCGCTTACCATCTGGGACGGCACCAAGACCGGCTCGCCTGCCCTGGTCACCGATCTGCGCGACGTGACGTTCGCGCCCGACGGCAACGTGTATTACCTGACCGGCACCGCCCTGACCGGAGCCGATACCGTGCTGGGCCTGAGCCAGAGCACCTGGAGACCCACCGCCGTCCTGACGAACCTGAACGACGCCCGCGCCCTGACCTGGCTGGCCTCCGACTGAGGCAGGTCTCTCACCGCCGACTCTTCCGAACAGCACTGCTGATATCCGCGTCTTTCCCATTTAATAGGAATCTCTGTGGGAGCGGCCGCAGGGGTCCGGGTGTCGGATGCTCTGTCATTAAATGCTCTAGGCTGCCGCTATGTCAGACGCTGCACCCGTGCAGGTCCCCGGTGCCTGGGGCCTCCAGTTCGTCGATCACATCGCCATGCTCACGCCCGATCTGGACGTGGGAAGCGTGCCGTACACCGCGCTGGGCCTGACGCCCGACGGCCCCGACGAGACGGTCACGACGCAGGGTGTGCGCGTGCGGGCCTTCCGGCTGGGAGACACGCTGATCGAACTGCTGGAACCTGAAGCGGGCAGTGGGCTGGCGGCGTCGCTGGCAAAACGCGGGGCAGGGCTGCACCATGTGGCCTTCCGGGTGGCGTCGCTGGAGGCCGAGATCACGCGTCTGAGTGCTCTGGGCGCGGTGTTTCTGAATACCCAGCCGCAGCCGGGCCGGGCCGGAAGCCGCGTGGCCTTCCTGCACCCGAAATGGGGAGCGGGCACGCTGATCGAACTGGTGGAACACGCGTGAGGGCCGGCTGTCTGCTGCTCGGCGTGCTGCTGATGGCGGGTCTGTGGTGGCTGGGCAGCAGTCCGCCGCCCGCACATCCGCTCGACTGGCTGGAGCACGCCGCGCTGTACGCGCTGCTGACAGTGCTGCTGCGTGTGGGCTTCGGGTCGGCCCGCGCCGCGCTGGGAGTGGCGCTGTGGGCCGCCGCCTTCGATGAGGTGCACCGCGCCTTCGTGCCGGGGCAGGAGCCGGGCATTCAGAGCTGGCTGTTCGCGCTGCTGGGGTCGCTGCTGGCTTCGCAGCTGCGCTCTCGCCGCCGGGCCGAAGAGCTGCCGGAAACGGTCAACCTTTCCTGAAGCCGCGCCTGTGTGTGGCCCTCTACCCTGGGGTATGCATCTTCCATTTCGCAGGCAGAAGTCGCCCAGCATCTACCGGGGCGTGGTCGTGGGTCTGACCGGCAGCGTGCTGGGTGTCCTGGCAATGGGTCAGTACTGGACCAGAGTCGCGCCGCTGCTCTCAGACAGTTCGCAGGGCGACGACGACGCGCCCGACCAGAACGTGATTTCACCCTTTGGGCAGCAGCACGAGCCGGGGGAGTCCAGCACCGCCGCGCTGGGGCGATTCGCGTATCAGGCGGTGACGGGCAAGACACCCGGCCAGGACACCCGTGCTGCACTCAGCGAGGCGGTGCACTGGGGCTTCGGCGTGTTGAGTGGCGCGGCTTTCGGGGCGATCACGGCGCGGCAGCAGAAGGCCAATCCGCTGACCGGGGCCGCATTCGGCGCGGCGATGTGGGCGGTGTTCGACGAGGGCGTGGTGCCGCTGCTGGGGCTTCAGGACGGACCTGCCGCCTCGCCGGTCAGCGGGCACCTGAACCGTCTGGGTGCACATCTGTCCTACGGCGCGGCACTGGGACTGGGCGTCTGGGCGCTGGGCCGGGTGCTGCCCAAAGACTAGACGGCGGGTGGCTGGCTGGCGGCGCTGGCAGCCTCTGAGCGGCCTCCGGGTGTACCTGCCGCCCACCACTCCTGAAAGGCCGCTTCGAGCCGCTCTGCCGCGCACACACGCACCGGCAGATTCAGGCTCGCGCACACGCTGGCTGCCACACTCTCGCCAAAGGTTCCTGGCTTCCCGGCGGGGGGCTGTCCGCTCAGGGCGTCGTGCCACGCTGGAAAGTCGCCGCCTTCCTGGTAGCTCAGTCCACTGCTCTCGACCTGCACGGTGCTGATCGGCAGGCTCAGGGCGGGTCCGCCGGACAGGTCGCGGTCCAGCACCAGAACGCCCGCCAGTCCCCGGCCCAGCCAGGGACGCTGCTGCTCTTCCAGCACAGTCCGCAGCGGTGTGGAGCCGTGCTGCACGACCAGCAGCACGCTTCCCTTGCCGTGCAGCCGCGCCATGCCTTCCAGCGCCTGTGCGGCAGTACCGGGCGTACAGGTCAGCAGCCAGCGGTGTCCACCTGCCCGCCCGACGTACAGGGCCAGGGTGCTTCCGTACACGTCGTTCCAGATGGCTTCGAGGCGCATTCGAGCATTCTAGGGCAAGACCCGACAGGGAACGCCCTCCGGGCATAGCGGGTGTTCGCCGCTGCCGGAAGCAGGGTCTACTTCGAAAAGCTCACATTCGGCCTTTCTGCCTCTATCATGTCTGCTGTGCGCCTGCTGCTGCTTTCCGATATTCACGCCAACAGGGTCGCTCTCCAGTCGGTGCTCAAAGACGCCGGGGTGCGGAAATTTGACCGTGTGGTGTCGCTCGGGGACGCAATCGGCTACGGCCCGCGCCCACGCGAGGTTCTCGATACCCTGCGCGAACTGGAGGCGGTCTGTATTTTGGGCAACCACGAGGACCTGCTGCTGCGCCTCATTCAGCACCCCGAACGCAGCAGCGACAGCGTGGTCGGACAGGCGCTGGAGTGGCAGCGTCAGCAGCTCGGCGGGCGCGACATCGCTGAAATTCAGAGCTGGCGCGACGGGATCGACGATTCCGAGGTGGGGGCGCGGTTTCGGCACGGGACGCCCACCAGTCTCGACGAATACACCGATTCGGTCACGGCAGCCCGAGAAGTCTTCGTGAACTGGCACGGGCGGCTGGGCTTCGTGGGGCATACCCATGTGCCGAGCGTCTACGCCACCCTCAATGCCCCGGTGGGCGAGTGGGTCAAGTATCAGGCGTTTCAGGACGGCGGCAGTTATATGGTGCCGCCCGCCGCCCGCGTGATCCTGAATCCGGGCTCGGTGGGGCAGCCCCGAGACGGAAACCCGCAGGCCAGCTACGCCATCTTCGATACGTCCCGGAATAATTTTCAGGTGTACCGCGTGCCCTACGATGTGGCCCAGACCCAGGCCCAGATTCTGGCGGCGGGCCTGCCGGAAGTGCTGGCGGCGCGTCTCAGTATCGGCAAGTGAGGACGTCGCAGAGGTATACCGGAATTTGAGAATGGGCGACAATAGGAGGGTGAAGCTCCGATGACATCTCCTGTGGCCGCGCCGCTGCTGTTCGAGGCAGTGCTGCACCCTGAACTGCTGGCCGAAGTGCAGCGGTACAGGGGGCATGCGCTGCTGCTGTCTGGCCCGGCACGCGTGGGAAAGCGGCAGCTGGCATTTCAGATCGCGGCGCAGGAAAACTGCCTGCATCCGCACTCAGACGGCTTTCCCTGCGGGCAGTGTGCGTCGTGCCGCGCCGTTCTGGTGGGGTCACATCCCGATCTGCTCGGCGTGACGCCCCGCACCACCACCAGCACCGGCAAGGCGGCGCGGCGCCGGATCATTCCGGTGGGCGCGATTGTCGAGGCCCGCGACGACGCGCACGATTACGAACAGCACGTGTATCAGTTTCTGGAACTGCGCCCGACCTACCGCCGCCGGGTGGTGCTGATCGAGGGAGCGGAGTCTCTGAACGAGCAGGCAGCCAACGCCCTGCTGAAACTGGTCGAGGAGCCGCCGCACAACGCCCTGTTCGTATTCACCACCGAAGACGCCTCGCTGGTGATGCCGACCATCCAGAGTCGCTGTGCCCGCCTGAACGTATCGCCGCTCTCCGATGAGCGGTTGCTGGCCGCGTGGCCCGGCTCACTAGATCCGGAACTGCTGGCGCTGGCGGCGGGCCGGGCGGGGGTGCTTCAGGAGCGCGAGAAGGTGGAAGCGGCGCTCCAGGATGCCCGCACGCTGACAGACGCGCTGAGGAGTGGGCTGCTGAGTGCGCTGGAAGCTGCCGAGGCAGTGGAGAAACGCTTCGACACCGAGTGGCATCCACAGGCGCTGCGCTTCGTGTGGCGGAGCGAGTCGCCAGCTGTGCGGGCCGCCAGCGACACCGCTCTGGAACGGCTGCTGGGAGCGCTGGAACTCTATGCCAGCCCCAGCCTGAGCTTTCAGGTGTTCGCGCTCGACCTGCGGGCCGCCTTCGGGGAAGGATAGGGGCGAACATGAGCGCGAGTGACGTCGCCTCGTTCGGCGCGGCGCTATGCTGAGGGCTGTATGTCTGCCCTGCGCGTCAAAATCTGCGGTACCACCAATCTGCCCGATGCCCTGCTGAGCCTGGACGCCGGAGCCGACGCCATCGGCCTGATCTTTGCGCCCATCAGCAAGCGGCTGGTGAGTGTAGAAACCGCCCGGGAGATCAGCGTGGCGGTGGGGCCAGCGCTGGGAAGGGTGGGGGTATTTCTCGATCAGCCGCTCTCAGAGGTGCTGCGAACGGCAGAGCGGGCGCGGGTATCGGCAGTGCAGATTCACGGTCCGGTGTCAGGTCTTTACTTGCAGACGCTTGAGCGCTACTATCCCGTTCTGCGTGTCGTGCGCCCGGCAGACCTTCAGCAGTTCTCGCAGGCCACACCGGGCCACACGCTGATGCTTGACGCTCCCACGCCCGGCTCGGGTGAGGCGCTCGACTGGCAGACGCTGGAGCCGGTCTTCCCGGCTGGCGGCTGGCTGGCGGGTGGGCTGGGGCCGGACAACGTGGCCCAGGCAATCAGGGTGCTTCATCCGGCCGGAGTCGATGCCGTCAGTCGGCTGGAACGAAGTCCGGGGGTCAAGGACTCGCTGCGTGTGCGGGCCTTTGTTCGGGCGGCCAGACAGGCTCAGCAGGCGCTGGAAGACACCTGAAACGAAAGTTATCCACAGTGAAACGCTGGCCTGTGGATAACTCTTTGAAAGTCCCCGCACTCCTCTCTGAGTGCGCTGAAAGCCGTTCAGGACGACAAAAACCTTGGTTCCTGCCGAGTGTAGAGCAGGAGCTGCGTCGATCTTATCCACAGCGCCTGTGGATAACCCTGTGGATAACTTTTAGGACAATCGGGCCTAGTTTTGTGGGCGGAAGTGTCCAGCGGAAAGCGCAGAACAACAAAAAAACGGCCTTCCGAAGAAAGCCGTTTCGCTGTGACTGATAAAACATTGGCCTGCGCTCACGGCTGAGCAGGGTCAGCTCCCTCTCTGTGCGTGGAAATGGGGCGGGGCGTTCCACAGACCCAGACCGACGCGCCCGCCCCAGGCGCTCAGCGGCGCAGCAGTTTCCAGGCAGTCGGCAGCAGCAGGACCGCCAGAGCCAGCTTGAGGGCGTCGCCCAGCAGGAACGTCGTCAGGCCAGCGCTCAGCAGTGCCTGTCCG carries:
- a CDS encoding FAD-dependent oxidoreductase, whose amino-acid sequence is MSGQVYAHVGQPFREAHYDLLIIGAGRMGAALARFIMEQQPQTRLLLAEEGGLPNEEGATILAPGVWHSFVPPEQAQRAADTRDLLAEALTVCGVLDLSADEGGGQVPTDAVWTPELAALVDPAALPVARFDEHGGVYSVASSTLQNAQAAVKAGADLMLNVRCELTGNGHVLLQRLSVTNTHEIVVEQRVSVQADTVVIAAGAAGPPLIEAGLGRVTPHRQAYRQSVRLNLPSTQSSRVVQAGGFILRPQSGGYTVVPPILHPDPCGYTPSGGRLAGVPVGLRREVIESMLDVLDALPALADERLVVGRSIADIPGAWLALPAGGWPLWERLDEQHLLLLGGERADLTGLSVAHELAGELAQARRG
- a CDS encoding DNA polymerase III — encoded protein: MTSPVAAPLLFEAVLHPELLAEVQRYRGHALLLSGPARVGKRQLAFQIAAQENCLHPHSDGFPCGQCASCRAVLVGSHPDLLGVTPRTTTSTGKAARRRIIPVGAIVEARDDAHDYEQHVYQFLELRPTYRRRVVLIEGAESLNEQAANALLKLVEEPPHNALFVFTTEDASLVMPTIQSRCARLNVSPLSDERLLAAWPGSLDPELLALAAGRAGVLQEREKVEAALQDARTLTDALRSGLLSALEAAEAVEKRFDTEWHPQALRFVWRSESPAVRAASDTALERLLGALELYASPSLSFQVFALDLRAAFGEG
- a CDS encoding SpoIID/LytB domain-containing protein; its protein translation is MPGSTVSIAGQTYRGGLLLKAAGGVVKAVNVVDLEDYLRGVVAAEMPANWPLEALKSQAVIARTYAAARINPSSYYDLCADESCQVYGGVTRELPASDEAIAATRNQVVSYAGAAAKTYFSSDSGGYTASSLETWGQDIPYLTARPDPASLGPNSRWTLSVPLNRVADVAARYGVQVGRLRSVSVTSVSASGRVQRVQLNGATGSRTLDGAEAGGFVRSLGAKSSRVNFGGTDPLLISGAGAGHGVGLSQYGASGLARQGWNYLQIMGFYYNGCSISSILNAGVSGATLTAGVPLNRAAPLAAPERRPLDLPLLAGMPLLSGL
- a CDS encoding VOC family protein; translation: MSDAAPVQVPGAWGLQFVDHIAMLTPDLDVGSVPYTALGLTPDGPDETVTTQGVRVRAFRLGDTLIELLEPEAGSGLAASLAKRGAGLHHVAFRVASLEAEITRLSALGAVFLNTQPQPGRAGSRVAFLHPKWGAGTLIELVEHA
- a CDS encoding phosphoribosylanthranilate isomerase, translated to MSALRVKICGTTNLPDALLSLDAGADAIGLIFAPISKRLVSVETAREISVAVGPALGRVGVFLDQPLSEVLRTAERARVSAVQIHGPVSGLYLQTLERYYPVLRVVRPADLQQFSQATPGHTLMLDAPTPGSGEALDWQTLEPVFPAGGWLAGGLGPDNVAQAIRVLHPAGVDAVSRLERSPGVKDSLRVRAFVRAARQAQQALEDT
- a CDS encoding DUF1440 domain-containing protein translates to MHLPFRRQKSPSIYRGVVVGLTGSVLGVLAMGQYWTRVAPLLSDSSQGDDDAPDQNVISPFGQQHEPGESSTAALGRFAYQAVTGKTPGQDTRAALSEAVHWGFGVLSGAAFGAITARQQKANPLTGAAFGAAMWAVFDEGVVPLLGLQDGPAASPVSGHLNRLGAHLSYGAALGLGVWALGRVLPKD
- a CDS encoding metallophosphoesterase encodes the protein MSAVRLLLLSDIHANRVALQSVLKDAGVRKFDRVVSLGDAIGYGPRPREVLDTLRELEAVCILGNHEDLLLRLIQHPERSSDSVVGQALEWQRQQLGGRDIAEIQSWRDGIDDSEVGARFRHGTPTSLDEYTDSVTAAREVFVNWHGRLGFVGHTHVPSVYATLNAPVGEWVKYQAFQDGGSYMVPPAARVILNPGSVGQPRDGNPQASYAIFDTSRNNFQVYRVPYDVAQTQAQILAAGLPEVLAARLSIGK
- a CDS encoding VanZ family protein, producing MRAGCLLLGVLLMAGLWWLGSSPPPAHPLDWLEHAALYALLTVLLRVGFGSARAALGVALWAAAFDEVHRAFVPGQEPGIQSWLFALLGSLLASQLRSRRRAEELPETVNLS